The following are encoded together in the Macadamia integrifolia cultivar HAES 741 chromosome 10, SCU_Mint_v3, whole genome shotgun sequence genome:
- the LOC122092033 gene encoding CBL-interacting serine/threonine-protein kinase 4-like translates to MHSPADLTTAIVTTTTTTNSNSDVLLGKYRLGRLLGRGSFAKVYHARSLVDGSDLAVKVMDKTKILNTAMEPRVISEISVMRRLRHPNIIRIHEVMATKSKIYLAMEYAKGGELLSKISRRKRFTEPVARFYFQQLVSALHFCHRNGVAHRDLKPQNLLLDEQGNLKISDFGLSALPEQLKDGLLYTACGTPAYTAPEVACQKGYDGTKADAWSCGVILFACLAGFLPFDDSNIAVMYRKIRRREFQFPAWFSKPTKWIISRLLDPNPETRISIEALMEVAWFKKSLQVQDQDQNQQQMQTLFNLQLTMSPDKGAMNAFDIISLSSGLDLSGLFEGKRKWAKRFTSMIASQETIVDRVTEVGKKLGFTVERRKKSVIGLGKERMGLLIEILEVAPSVFMVQVRVGNGEGGMELVELQWGELKVELEDMVLAWHNEGL, encoded by the coding sequence ATGCATTCCCCGGCGGACCTAACCACCGCCAttgtcaccaccaccaccaccacaaacaGCAACTCCGATGTGTTGCTAGGTAAGTATCGCCTCGGCCGCCTACTTGGCCGGGGCAGCTTTGCAAAAGTCTATCATGCTCGTTCTCTTGTCGATGGTTCCGATTTAGCCGTTAAGGTAATGGACAAAACCAAAATCCTCAACACCGCCATGGAACCTCGCGTGATTAGTGAAATCTCTGTAATGCGTAGACTTCGACACCCGAACATAATCAGAATCCACGAAGTCATGGCTACGAAATCCAAAATCTACTTAGCCATGGAATACGCCAAAGGCGGTGAATTGCTCTCCAAGATTTCCCGGCGGAAACGCTTCACTGAACCTGTCGCCCGTTTCTACTTTCAACAATTAGTCTCAGCCCTTCACTTCTGTCACAGAAACGGCGTTGCCCACAGAGACCTAAAGCCCCAAAACCTCCTCCTCGACGAACAGGGGAACCTCAAGATCTCCGATTTCGGCCTCTCTGCTCTACCGGAGCAATTGAAAGATGGGCTTCTCTACACGGCCTGCGGAACGCCGGCATATACAGCCCCTGAGGTCGCCTGTCAGAAAGGCTACGACGGTACCAAAGCCGACGCTTGGTCATGTGGCGTCATCCTCTTCGCCTGCCTTGCCGGATTCCTTCCTTTCGACGATTCCAATATTGCCGTTATGTACCGGAAGATTCGCCGCCGGGAGTTTCAGTTCCCGGCGTGGTTCTCGAAGCCCACAAAATGGATAATCTCTCGGCTATTGGACCCTAATCCAGAAACCCGGATCAGCATCGAAGCTTTAATGGAGGTAGCTTGGTTCAAGAAATCGTTGCAGGTTCAGGATCAGGATCAGAATCAACAACAGATGCAAACTCTTTTCAATTTGCAGCTAACAATGTCGCCGGATAAGGGGGCAATGAATGCTTTCGACATTATATCCTTATCATCGGGATTGGATTTATCGGGGTTGTTCGAAGGGAAGAGGAAATGGGCAAAGAGATTTACGTCAATGATAGCATCCCAAGAGACGATTGTGGACAGAGTGACTGAGGTTGGGAAGAAATTAGGATTCACAgtagagagaaggaagaaaagtgtGATTGGGTTGGGGAAGGAGAGAATGGGATTGTTGATAGAGATTTTAGAGGTGGCACCTTCGGTGTTTATGGTACAAGTGAGAGTGGGGAATGGGGAAGGAGGGATGGAATTGGTGGAGTTGCAGTGGGGAGAGTTGAAAGTGGAGCTTGAAGACATGGTTCTTGCTTGGCACAACGAAGGTCTCTGA
- the LOC122092037 gene encoding uncharacterized protein LOC122092037, with amino-acid sequence MSSLGTSKGVLEIAKFAIYVSVPIGLMFTFANNTENLKKIMGNRSYVVYPPEAPRPPSPEELREMAREIARKNNIR; translated from the exons ATGTCGTCTCTTGGCACTTCGAAAGGGGTTCTCGAGATCGCAAAATTTGCTATCTATGTGTCAGTTCCTATTGGTCTTATGTTCACATTTGCCAACAACACTGagaatctcaagaaaataatgGGAAAT CGCTCTTATGTGGTGTATCCCCCTGAAGCTCCTCGACCTCCATCGCCAGAAGAACTCCGGGAAATGGCTCGAGAGATAGCTCGCAAGAACAACATACGCTAA
- the LOC122092028 gene encoding U-box domain-containing protein 43-like: MAVELLPIGTVLAYLTNHIIKTAEAAKDVLIEKESFKVLSKYLFDIEPVLKELQLRKLKDSQAARQALTFLEEDVKKANYLVEKYKNRARIYLLIKCRSIVKEVQDVTRDIGRSLAALSLASTEVLSDISEKVNKLQDEMQRAEFEASQTQLRIVEKLDQGLMEQKVDQGFANDMLEEIAKAVGIPVEPSKIFEELESFRREREEAATRKERAEVFFLEQVIELLSRADAANDHERVKEQYLQRIQTIEKYETWGEYIPPFNSFFCPIEKAVMFDPVSICTGTTCERRAIKAWFECGERTDPDTGQLLDDLSLRSNLKLRQSIEEWRELNYCLKIRSARAKLLSGEDLSTEEALDQIQELIEENPINKDWVAVAGLIDIVVSILGSSHNRDVKRKILITLKAVTEEHIRNKDRVVESQGVEYLVPCLGRDPNTSKAAVELLLELLQDRSDWNISVLRKLSQQSSAILFLVTLLKGTVIESAEKAEKILLKLCDDEEENIARAARANWYKPLINRLVQGTDSSKISMVKTLVNMELVDQNIALLGEEGVIPPLLEMVSGSLECKNLALSALAKLSSCRENKRLITAAGGVPLVLDQLFSSHVSTFVIQNCSKILERLSSNGHGIEFLTDSEGDCLDLEKIVSNLLAFQQNPRLSHTVRKPVLQALLSICKSKAKPVEKAVASSNGVSIILPLLDDPDQEIRALALNLISHFSIHEPQGIGDFLLMPRRMETLVHFLKDDKRSDAQMAAAGLVANLPKSEVALTTMLVESDALPAILHILRSGTMEAKENALGALLRFTDPTNLETQRMVVELGAYPLIVNFLGSDSITAKARAAALIGNFSSNSPKLTVVSKSTSWWCFRPAQVTVCPVHGGICSVNTTFCLLTANALPAVVQLLQEKVNETAHEALQTLSTLVWEEASHKGAYALHEANAIFPILEVLNWGSPSLKEEALSLLEKVFAMKEMVDFYKSQARMHLVRLTTRSIHEEGQLGRKAARVLAQLDRYSKSSSMPLN; encoded by the exons ATGGCAGTGGAGCTCTTGCCAATAGGAACCGTTTTGGCCTACCTAACAAACCATATCATAAAAACCGCAGAAGCTGCAAAGGATGTTCTCATTGAGAAGGAAAGCTTTAAAGTTCTGTCGAAATACCTCTTCGACATTGAACCTGTTTTAAAGGAATTACAATTGCGAAAGCTGAAAGATTCTCAGGCTGCAAGACAAGCTCTAACCTTCCTTGAAGAAGATGTTAAGAAGGCAAATTACTTGGTGGAGAAATACAAAAACCGGGCTCGTATTTACTTATTGATCAAATGCAGGAGCATAGTCAAGGAGGTACAGGATGTAACAAGGGATATTGGAAGATCACTAGCTGCTTTGTCCCTCGCAAGCACTGAAGTTCTGTCAGACATATCTGAAAAAGTGAACAAGTTACAGGATGAGATGCAAAGGGCTGAGTTTGAAGCTTCTCAAACTCAACTTCGGATTGTAGAGAAATTGGACCAGGGTCTTATGGAGCAGAAAGTTGATCAAGGCTTTGCAAATGACATGCTTGAGGAAATAGCAAAGGCAGTTGGGATTCCAGTTGAACcctcaaaaatatttgaagagCTTGAAAGCtttagaagagaaagagaagaggctGCAACCCGTAAGGAAAGGGCAGAAGTGTTCTTCCTGGAACAGGTCATTGAGCTGCTCTCTCGAGCTGATGCTGCAAATGATCATGAGAGAGTCAAGGAACAGTATTTACAGAGGATTCAGACTATAGAGAAATATGAGACATGGGGAGAATACATCCCTCCGTTTAATTCTTTCTTTTGTCCCATAGAGAAGGCTGTGATGTTTGACCCTGTTAGCATCTGCACAGGTACTACATGTGAGAGACGGGCCATTAAGGCCTGGTTCGAATGTGGGGAGAGAACTGACCCAGACACTGGTCAACTGCTTGATGACCTTTCTCTGAGGTCTAATCTTAAATTGAGGCAGTCAATTGAAGAGTGGAGGGAACTCAATTACTGTCTTAAGATCAGATCTGCCAGAGCAAAGCTGTTATCAGGTGAGGATTTGTCCACGGAAGAGGCTCTTGACCAAATTCAGGAACTTATTGAAGAAAACCCAATCAACAAGGACTGGGTTGCTGTAGCAGGGCTTATCGATATTGTCGTctcaattcttggaagctcaCATAACAGAGATGTGAAGAgaaaaattttaattacatTGAAGGCTGTTACAGAAGAGCACATCAGAAATAAG GATAGGGTGGTTGAGTCTCAAGGAGTGGAGTACCTGGTTCCCTGCTTAGGGCGTGATCCAAATACATCGAAAGCTGCAGTCGAGCTTCTCTTAGAGTTGTTGCAAGACAGATCTGACTGGAATATATCTGTTTTAAGAAAGCTCTCTCAGCAAAGCAGTGCAATTCTCTTCCTTGTTACACTTCTGAAAGGTACAGTTATTGAGTCAGCAGAGAAAGCTGAAAAGATCTTGCTAAAGCTTtgcgatgatgaagaagaaaacattgcTCGTGCTGCTAGGGCCAACTGGTATAAGCCACTTATTAATCGACTAGTTCAAG GGACAGACTCATCAAAGATATCAATGGTGAAAACTTTGGTGAATATGGAATTAGTTGATCAGAATATAGCACTCCTTGGTGAGGAAGGAGTAATACCCCCCTTACTGGAAATGGTATCGGGAAGTCTTGAGTGCAAAAACTTGGCCTTGTCTGCTCTAGCTAAGCTGTCAAGTTGTCGTGAGAACAAAAGGTTAATTACAGCTGCTGGAGGGGTTCCTCTTGTTCTAGATCAGTTGTTCTCTTCCCATGTAAGCACCTTTGTCATTCAGAATTGTTCCAAGATCCTGGAGAGACTTTCTTCAAACGGTCATGGGATTGAGTTCCTAACCGATTCAGAAGGGGATTGCCTTGATTTAGAGAAAATTGTTTCCAACTTGCTTGCATTTCAACAGAATCCAAGATTATCCCATACTGTCCGCAAGCCTGTATTGCAAGCATTGCTTTCAATCTGCAAGTCTAAAGCAAAGCCTGTGGAGAAGGCTGTTGCCAGTTCTAATGGTGTTTCTATTATCCTTCCTCTGTTAGATGACCCTGACCAGGAAATCCGAGCACTCGCCCTTAATCTGATATCCCACTTCTCCATCCATGAGCCTCAGGGGATTGGAGATTTCCTTCTTATGCCGAGGAGGATGGAGACTTTGGTGCATTTTCTTAAGGATGACAAGCGGAGTGATGCACAAATGGCAGCAGCAGGGTTAGTAGCCAATCTTCCAAAATCAGAAGTAGCACTCACAACGATGTTGGTTGAATCAGATGCATTGCCAGCAATCTTGCATATCTTGAGATCTGGGACCATGGAAGCAAAGGAGAATGCCCTCGGAGCACTCCTCAGGTTCACGGATCCTACAAATCTTGAGACACAGCGCATGGTGGTTGAATTGGGGGCCTACCCCTTAATTGTGAACTTTCTGGGATCTGATTCCATAACAGCCAAGGCAAGAGCAGCAGCACTCATAGGTAACTTTTCCTCTAACAGTCCAAAACTCACGGTTGTGTCTAAATCAACCAGCTGGTGGTGTTTCCGTCCAGCACAGGTGACTGTGTGTCCAGTGCATGGTGGCATTTGCAGCGTGAACACGACATTTTGTCTGTTGACAGCAAATGCTTTGCCTGCAGTCGTGCAACTCTTGCAAGAGAAGGTTAATGAAACTGCCCATGAAGCACTTCAAACATTATCCACATTGGTTTGGGAAGAAGCATCTCATAAAGGGGCCTATGCTTTGCATGAAGCCAACGCTATTTTTCCCATACTTGAGGTGCTGAATTGGGGATCACCCTCCCTAAAGGAAGAAGCTCTAAGTCTCTTGGAGAAAGTGTTTGCAATGAAGGAAATGGTGGATTTCTATAAATCGCAAGCTAGGATGCATCTTGTTCGCTTGACCACCCGAAGCATCCATGAAGAGGGCCAGCTTGGGAGAAAGGCTGCCAGAGTCTTGGCACAGCTTGACCGCTATTCCAAGTCATCATCAATGCCTCTCAATTGA
- the LOC122092034 gene encoding DJ-1 protein homolog E, whose amino-acid sequence MTRKSVLMICGDYMEDYEAIVPFHVLQAFGIRVHCASPNKRSRDTCFTAVHDYMGHQLYTELQGHHFTLNANWDELNPDCYDALIIPGGRFSELFSAHNGVLRIVSEFDKARKPIAVTCHSQLILIAAGALQGKKCTAFWSLKPVIKLAGGVWSEPDPITSSLLDSNIISAVGWPAHAQYLDLLLRSMGAKIVRHQNRAILFLCGDYVEDYEINVPFQAMGALGCRVEAVSPGKKKGDKCVTAIHDHIHDPEGVQVCSERQGHNVVLTADLSEICVDDYDCLVIPGGRSPEFLVMDDKVVSLVKEFADKKKIVSGIGHGKLLLVAAGLLQGKRCASSCAMKAIVMVGGGLVESTEAVADGELLTATGWPALPQFVSQLAELLGFSVVF is encoded by the exons ATGACCCGAAAATCGGTATTGATGATATGCGGGGATTACATGGAAGACTATGAGGCTATCGTCCCCTTCCATGTCCTTCAGGCATTTGGCATCCGCGTCCATTGTGCATCTCCCAACAAGAGATCCCGTGATACCTGCTTCACTGCTGTTCATGACTACATGGGCCACCAG CTATACACAGAACTGCAAGGCCATCACTTCACCCTCAACGCCAATTGGGACGAACTCAACCCCGACTGCTACGACGCCCTCATCATCCCTGGAGGCCGATTCTCCGAACTCTTTAGCGCCCACAATGGGGTCCTGCGAATCGTTTCCGAATTCGACAAAGCCCGCAAGCCAATAGCAGTCACTTGTCATAGCCAACTCATCCTAATCGCCGCCGGCGCCCTCCAAGGCAAGAAATGCACCGCCTTTTGGAGCTTGAAGCCTGTTATCAAGCTCGCCGGCGGTGTTTGGTCAGAGCCCGATCCCATCACTTCATCCCTTCTCGACTCCAATATCATCAGCGCCGTTGGTTGGCCTGCACATGCCCAGTACCTCGATCTTCTCCTCCGTTCCATGGGAGCTAAAATCGTGCGACATCAGAACAGAGCAATCCTTTTCCTTTGTGGG GATTATGTGGAGGATTACGAGATAAACGTACCCTTCCAAGCCATGGGGGCACTGGGTTGCAGGGTGGAGGCAGTTAGcccagggaagaagaaaggagacaAGTGCGTAACGGCCATCCATGACCATATCCATGACCCAGAGGGAGTCCAGGTGTGCAGCGAGAGGCAGGGGCATAACGTCGTCCTCACTGCTGACCTCAGTGAAATCTGTGTCGACGACTACGACTGCCTTGTCATACCCGGAGGACGCTCGCCAGAGTTTCTGGTCATGGACGATAAAGTGGTGTCACTTGTGAAGGAATTCGCTGACAAGAAAAAGATTGTTTCAGGAATAGGCCATGGGAAGTTACTCCTCGTTGCTGCTGGTCTATTGCAG GGAAAGAGATGTGCAAGCAGCTGTGCTATGAAGGCTATCGTGATGGTGGGTGGTGGGTTGGTGGAATCTACAGAGGCTGTGGCTGATGGGGAGCTGCTTACCGCGACCGGATGGCCTGCGCTTCCACAATTTGTTTCCCAACTCGCAGAACTCTTGGGTTTCTCCGTTGTCTTTTGA